The stretch of DNA agtccattattatttttgtttgtatgaacatattctacaagatgttcggtataaatttcaattaacatatgatacttatcaaatactttctaaaataaaatgagctctaaaaaataatctcacaaacttttgGTCGTGAGTTGATAactaacatacatgtgaccatttagttgatgcaacaattaaaattatagaaatttaattggtccacatgatcggtgtattgatttataactatcaccttatatataaaataagagacactcgtttactaaatttatcaattttcttcgggaactagtaatacacaaaaagtgttagattgaatgaacttctggccatccaatacatatccatagaaatatttcgcatcataatagaccagaaatgacccaactgatcttgccaatgacaaaattaatacgattttgttgggtttttgtatgttggctacattttgcaaaaacatattttagccaagtgttgagacatatgtgctgaccccaagtgttgtgacaaatgttggtacactttggaacaacacctgtctctgtatctgtgcgcgccagctagctgttattattttctactcaatcttttgaagatctgtttgaagaattgtttcaaggtttcttacggaggaaggcgcacgtgtttaatgtgttccAGGAGGCAGCCCAAActctagttttattttccaaaggaattatatttttggaaaatatatttttgcgtttcaaaaatataactattattttcagaaatatatcactgctgccgcaattctagaagccctaattttgtcttgaagcccaagtcgttctactactataaatacgaaggcaagcatatggtttcaagcatctaaaatcgtgttatCACAAAGCGTGAGtattagggattttagagtgttaattgtgagcctttcttgtgtctcattgatgcaagcttaggacctgagtttattgagttgtatgtgtgaacttctcctaagctttgaagtacggagattgttctagtgtgttgtgtggtttgctcgtaagcttttaagcaagagtgaatcctagtttcataggagtgtgtctccacctgttgtaaTCGTTGAGGTttataacaacgctgtctgtgttgttaaggtgggaattgggacggggtctcatatctaggagttcctaggtagaagtgtcattgggtagtgattaagtgagaagttgtaaacgggtgagtttagcttcgaagtaatactgctgatagtggacttcattcctggattggtatccaccagagtaggctttaggctgaactgggttaacaactcttgtgtgttatttactttactgtttgtattgttttatgttatttgctctgtttatagacaagtgttggcgcaccggtaaccaaaatctgtctacaacagacaagtgttgatacaccttgatcaacacctgtccattGTGTGCCAGGAATTCCAATTGGTATCatagcaggcaccctgttctgaattttagggtgagctccagggaaaccgtttctggcaaggatggacaaagaaggagggtttgttaccagaccacctcttctggttggtgcttcaaactatgactattggaagtcccgcatgatggccttcctaaaacaaattgatagcaagacatggaaggcagttctgagagggtggactccacctgtgaagatggacaaagatggtaaaccaactcttgagttgaaatctgctgaagaatggtccaaagaagaggatgagcttgctcttgcaaactcaaaagcattatatgcactatataatggtgttgacaagcacatattcagactcatcaaaaagtgtgtctctgctaaggaagcttggacaattcttgagactgttcatgaaggtacctctaaagtgaagctgtcaaagctacaactcctaaccactaagtttgagaatctaagaatgaatgatgatgaaactattcaggattttcacatgaccatacttgattttgataatcaatttgatgccttgggtgaaaagatacctgaagaaaagctggtaagaaaaatgtttaggtctttacctaagaagtttgacatgaaagtcacagctatagaagaagcaaaggatatcacagatatgaagctggatgaactggttggttcattacaaacctatgaggtagctacaaatgaaaagatggataagaaaaacaaaagcattgccTTTGtctcaaatgctgaggaagaagatcaacagagtgaCACAAAGTCTGAAAacagcatctctgatgcaagggttcttttgggaaaacaatttaataaggtgctaaagagaatggacaaacgatctaagacaggtgcagctgacactggtcgcaacacttacaggaatttcagaaaacctgtaacagatgagaaatcagctccaaataaaggtgttcaatgccatgaatgtgaggggtatggtcacattagaagtgaatgtggaaccttcctgaagaaacagaagaaggggttaactgtaacttggtcagatgaagattctgaaggagaagctaatactgcaaaggctatacatgcATTGACAAGTGTAtgtacatctgacactgaatcatgtgaggaagaactgacctttgatgaacttgctgagtCATATAAGAaactgtgtctgaagagtgcagaagtctgcagagtctctgaagagcaaaaagaaacaattactAAGTTGCAAAATGAGAGAACTGCCAatctgtcaagaatctctgaatttagtgcTAAATGGGAAGAAAGTTTAAAGATCATCGAGGAACaaaaggcaactatcatcaacttagaagcagacaagatcaaacaactaacagagatagcccatctgaatgaagaggtaactaaattaaactctcatcttgagaatttaaagaagcatgttcttaggctattcaaaggaagtgatctagatgaaatcctagaaaCATTACCTactcctagtagatccaaaacaggcattgggtatgaatacaaaaatgttaataggattatggattacaacaaagaagggaaatatatgcctgagataagtaaacaaccttctccaaaaatgcatgacaggatgtcgccacacctggctcctagacagcagagacaagtgttaccacatGTGGCActacatcagcaaagatggcagagacctagatttatacctagacccaaaagcaggtaccactcatggagatgtcatcactgtggaagaaaggggcacataaggccctactgctacaaattgtatgggtatccaagtgaaattcctcaagagtctgatccatccattactaaaacaaggatgaaatggaagcaaaaagatgatacaaccaataccaaggaatatacagctgaaagcagtgggaaaagtttgattgcccatacgtctctcagagcctcatcaaaagaagattggtactttgatagtggttgttccagacacatgactggtgttgaaaagtatttgaaggaggtaaaatcctatgccacaagttttgtgacatttggagatggagcaaagggggaaatcaaaggtattggaagactgattgaccatggtctaccaaaacttgaaaatgttctccttgtaaaagggctaactgccaatctaatcagtataagccaactatgtgatcaaggcatgaaagtcaactttacaaaaaatgaatgtctggtcagcaataatgaaggagacatccttatgaggggtgttagatcaaaggacaactgctacttgtggatccctcttgaagaagctaatgtatctacatgtctcttaactaaaaatgaagaggttaagctgtggcatcaaaaattaggacaccttaacctgaagagcatgaagagagtcatatctgaagaagctatcagaggactaccaagtttacagatacaggaaggcaatatctgtggtgaatgtcagattgggaagcaaaccaaagtgtcgcaccagaagttgcaacacttgtccacctctagagttcttgagttactacacatggatctgatgggacccatacaagttgagagtcttggaggtaagaaatatgttcttgttgttgttgatgacttctctagatatacttgggtcaatttcattagggaaaaatctgagacttttgaagaattcaaaaatctttgcttacaacttcaaaaagagaaagattgtggtattgtaagaatcagaagtgaccatggaaaggagtttgaaaactctaaatttgctgatttttgtgctgctgaaggaataactcatgaattttcttcaccaattacacctcaacaaaatggtgtggttgaaagaaagaacagaaccttacaagaatctgctagagtgatgttgcatgctaAAAATGTACCTTACAAGTtatgggctgaagccatgaatacagcatgttacattcacaatagagtaacattaagaaaaggtactgctacaacactgtatgaactatggaagaataggaagcctactgtgaaatatttccatgtgtttgggtcaaaatgttatattttggcagatagagaacctaggagaaaattggaccccaaaagtgatgaggggatatttttaggttactcaaccaacagcagagcctacagagtttttaactccagaacaagaactatgatggaatcaattaatgttgttgttgatgatagtgatacaacaagtacagatccagctgaagagacataTGTCAtcacacctgtcccaacactagatgatgatcaaactgaacctgaacctgatcaacattctgaatctactacagaggctcctagaccaaacaagggaccatctactagaacacagaagaatcatcctctggaacttgtgattggaaatccaaatcaaggaattgcaacaagaagatcaaaagaagcaatctccaactcatgcttcatatccaagagtgaaccaaagaatgttaaagaagctttgactgatgaatactggatcaatgctatgcaagaggaactaactcagttcaaaagaagtgaggtatgggatctagtacctagatcagatggtataaatgttattggtacaaagtgggtctacaagaacaaaactgatgaaaatggtgacattactagaaataaagccagacttgtagcacaaggatacacccagatagaaggagtagactttgatgagactttcgctccagttgctcgcttggagtccataagattactcttggccgtggcatgcatcttaaaattcaagctataccaaatggatgtaaagagtgcattcctaaatggctatctaaatgaagaggtatatgttgaacaaccaaaagggtttgtagatccaagctttcctaaccatgtttacaaactaaagaaagcactctatggattgaaacaagcccctagagcatggtatgaaagattgactgaattccttgtcagccatggatacaagaaaggtggcaatgataaaaccctgtttgtaagagaagagaaagggaagctaatgatagctcagatatatgtggatgatattgtatttggtggaatgtcgcgacaaatggtggaacattttttgcatcaaatgcaatctgaatttgaaatgagtcttgtaggtgagctaacttattttttaggtcttcaggtcaaacaaatggaagacaccatatttatctctcaggaaaaatatgcaagaaacattgtgaagaaatttggaatggaaggtggtagtcacaaaaggacacctgcacctacacatttgaagcttaccaaagatgagaaagggattaatgtggatcaaagtctctacagaagtatgattggtagcttgctatatctcacagctagcagacctgatatcatgtttgcagtaggTGTTTGTGCTAAatatcaatctgaacccaagatgagtcatctgactcaagtgaagagaatcttcaaatatgtcaatgggacatgtggctatggaatactgtactctcatggtaatgattctaccctagttggctattgtgatgcagattgggcaggaagtgctgatgatagaaaaagcacttctggtgcatgtttctttttgggaagcaatctagtatcttggtttagtaagaaacagaatagtgtgtctctatccacagctgaggcagaatatatagcagctggaagtagctgctctcaattgttatggatgagacaaatgttaaaggagtatagtgtggagcaagatgtcatgacactttactgtgacaatctgatcagtgctataaacatttctaaaaatcctattcaacatagtaggactaagcacattgatatacgccatcattttataagagagcttgtggaagaaaaaattgttacacttgagcacattgcatctgaagaacaattagcagacatttttacaaaggctttggacgcaagtcaatttgaaaaattaaggggcaaattaggaatttgcctatttgaaaatcaatagcagTTATTGCATGGAGAGTGTACAACAGTTACTTTATTCTCCCTCCTACACTCACTGCACGTTTAcatagggaaatcattacaacttttattttatttccaaaacACGCAACCAACTGCTCAACTTCCTGTGCTCGttccaaacacaaacaaaactGCATCTTCTCTCGCTCAAAATCTCTCCAACTTCCTCATCAACATTGTTCTAATCTCTCTTTTTCTCAGAAAATCTCACTTCCAAATCATGTCTGACTCTGCAAAGTCCTCACCAATCGAGACCAATGCTGTTCCATCGCTACAACAAGTGGTGATCGATGCTGttcctctcaacaccataccttccacaagtccaacgatgaggagaaaatcaaCTGCAAAGAAGGATAAATCATCACGAACAAGtacaaatccttcatctcctGCTTCAATTAAAGGTTCAAAGCGTAAAAGCAAGAAAGCGAAAGGTGAATCGAGTAAGGCATTTACAATGTCTGAGCTTCACACTGATCCACTTCCTTCAAGTGGTGCTGCAACGCCTGTCGCTAATCCTACAGTTAAGAATGTTGATACATCTGGTAAGACTTCTGTTAATTTAGGTCTTAATATACCAAAATCTGATAAAACCCAAGGTGTAGAGACCCCTGCTATATCtggaaatttggggaaaagtgttcctaactcccctATTGCTGTTGATACTAATATTGGTGCTACTACTGAGACCAATGCTGATGTTCCTGATGAGTCCCCCACAAAACTGGTGCTGAGACACATGGTGTGCCAAGTGCCGCAACACATGGAgctgcgccaaatgtggtgcctgatgttaccacatctttggcacaggaAAACTtggtggactattctgagtctgatgagagtccccaacCTAAGGGTGatgataaagaaactgttcCTGATAAGGTTGTAAATGAAAATCCTGAGgttataattgttaatgaaacaACTGTGAGTGAAAAGTCTATTCCTGCAaattctgaagctagtgtggctaggaggactagaagtagagctggtaaaggtgtagagactgctaacacacctgtccaaacacccaaaccatcTAGGGCTGGAAAAGTTACTGGTAAGAAGCCCctatatggacctccaaaacctgtgaGTAAGGTGATCCCTAGAACAGAGGCTAAGAAAAGGAAAGCTCCACCAACTAGTGACTCTGAGTTTGAGCCA from Trifolium pratense cultivar HEN17-A07 linkage group LG5, ARS_RC_1.1, whole genome shotgun sequence encodes:
- the LOC123886094 gene encoding uncharacterized protein LOC123886094 is translated as MRRKSTAKKDKSSRTSTNPSSPASIKGSKRKSKKAKGESSKAFTMSELHTDPLPSSGAATPVANPTVKNVDTSGKTSVNLGLNIPKSDKTQGVETPAISGNLGKSVPNSPIAVDTNIGATTETNADVPDESPTKLENLVDYSESDESPQPKGDDKETVPDKVVNENPEVIIVNETTVSEKAGKVTGKKPLYGPPKPVSKVIPRTEAKKRKAPPTSDSEFEPETDIAASCSTSRKSIGRKKVPQSVPYAPLDNVSFHLENGSARWKFVYHMRLALERNLKDDILECPSVVEALEYTASPEYRQVFVRGKCVKFSPTVINQYLQRNSDEVAALKVTDSEVCKVLTGGRIKVMWPEDWESSFMMWVPRQNLIMGPISFKKL